The Sesamum indicum cultivar Zhongzhi No. 13 linkage group LG2, S_indicum_v1.0, whole genome shotgun sequence genome contains a region encoding:
- the LOC105156709 gene encoding ranBP2-type zinc finger protein At1g67325 isoform X2: protein MSQVDNRNSSAAKRARTDGGRREDDWTCPSCGNVNFSFRTTCNMRNCTQPRPADHNSKSVLKPVQAPQGYLSAAPYVGSGAQSSMYMGVPPYGSSVLNGTSMPPYDVPFSGGSAYHYNYGSRFSGGSPYRPLHLSGPPPYTGGPIMRNGGMYGVPPMMDQYGLGFPMSPAMGPGPGFFPEGKSQNKSGDGARDNDWACPKCGNLNFSFRTVCNMRKCNTAKPGSQGGKSGKNPNMPEGSWKCEKCNNINYPFRTKCNRQNCGADKPSEPKKSPPEAADTKDQ, encoded by the exons ATGTCTCag GTTGATAACAGAAACTCTTCAGCAGCTAAACGTGCACGAACGGATG GTGGCCGCAGGGAAGATGACTGGACGTGCCCTAGCTGTGGCAATGTGAATTTCTCGTTTAGGACAACTTGTAACATGCGTAACTGCACTCAACCTAGGCCAGCTGACCACAATTCA AAGTCTGTTCTAAAGCCAGTGCAAGCACCTCAGGGCTACTTATCTGCAGCTCCCTATGTAGGATCTGGTGCACAGTCCTCCATGTATATGGGCGTGCCGCCTTATGGCTCTTCTGTGTTAAATGGGACATCTATGCCTCCATATGATGTTCCATTTTCTGGCGGCTCAGCATATCATTACAACTATGGAAGTCGTTTTTCTGGAGGCAGCCCATATCGACCCTTGCATTTATCAGGACCCCCTCCTTACACAGGTGGACCAATTATGCGAAATG GTGGGATGTATGGTGTGCCACCAATGATGGATCAATATGGCCTGGGTTTCCCTATGAGCCCTGCCATG GGGCCAGGACCTGGTTTTTTCCCAGAGGGTAAATCTCAGAACAAATCTGGTG ATGGAGCTCGTGACAATGACTGGGCATGTCCCAAATGCGGCAATCTGAATTTTTCCTTCAGAACAGTTTGCAACATGAGGAAGTGCAATACAGCTAAGCCTGGATCTCAG GGTGGCAAATCAGGCAAGAATCCAA ACATGCCAGAAGGAAGCTGGAAGTGTGAGAAATGCAACAACATCAACTATCCTTTTAGGACCAAGTGTAACAGACAAAATTGTGGGGCTGATAAACCTTCTGAGCCAAAGAAGTCTCCTCCAGAAGCAGCTGACACAAAAGATCAG TGA
- the LOC105156708 gene encoding probable methyltransferase At1g27930 — protein MLRKNFNSENPWRLGLLVVCLFGGAFLIASFLRTPNSNPLFCIGGGGLGRAGSVEEGTTIQMEAIRHYATSQVVPQQSLGEVTVSFDVLKATAPCNFLVFGLGHDSLMWAALNPRGRTLFLEEDPKWYQAVLKDAPALEAETVAYRTQLSEADELLQHYRTEPLCSPTNSFLRGNSKCRLALNMLSDKVYDTEWDLIMIDAPRGYFPEAPGRMAAIYSAAVMARNRKGSGVTHVFLHDVDRKVEKTYAEMFLCKRNLVKAEGRLWHFEIPPVTNPNSEFC, from the exons ATGCTACGCAAAAACTTCAACTCAGAGAATCCATGGCGTCTGGGCCTCCTGGTGGTGTGTTTGTTCGGCGGAGCGTTTCTCATTGCTTCCTTCCTCAGAACTCCAAATTCTAACCCTCTCTTCTGCATCGGCGGTGGGGGATTGGGTAGGGCGGGTTCTGTTGAAGAAGGGACGACGATCCAGATGGAAGCTATTCGGCACTATGCGACATCACAGGTGGTGCCGCAGCAATCGTTGGGCGAGGTCACGGTCTCATTCGACGTTCTCAAAGCCACTGCGCCATGCAATTTCCTGGTGTTCGGGCTGGGGCATGATTCCCTAATGTGGGCGGCACTCAATCCACGTGGCAGGACGTTATTCCTGGAAGAGGATCCCAAGTGGTACCAGGCGGTGCTAAAAGACGCCCCTGCCCTTGAAGCCGAAACGGTGGCATATAGAACTCAACTCTCAGAGGCTGACGAACTGCTCCAACACTACCGAACTGAACCCCTCTGTTCGCCGACCAACTCCTTCCTCCGTGGCAATAGTAAATGCAG GTTAGCACTAAACATGCTATCGGATAAGGTGTATGATACAGAATGGGATTTGATAATGATCGATGCTCCGCGCGGGTACTTCCCGGAGGCGCCGGGAAGGATGGCCGCCATATATTCAGCAGCGGTTATGGCGAGGAACCGGAAAGGTTCGGGTGTGACGCACGTGTTCTTGCACGACGTGGACCGCAAGGTGGAGAAGACGTATGCAGAAATGTTCTTGTGTAAGAGGAATTTGGTGAAGGCTGAGGGAAGGCTATGGCATTTTGAGATTCCGCCGGTTACCAATCCCAACAGTGAATTTTGCTAG
- the LOC105156709 gene encoding ranBP2-type zinc finger protein At1g67325 isoform X1, with product MSQVDNRNSSAAKRARTDGGRREDDWTCPSCGNVNFSFRTTCNMRNCTQPRPADHNSKSVLKPVQAPQGYLSAAPYVGSGAQSSMYMGVPPYGSSVLNGTSMPPYDVPFSGGSAYHYNYGSRFSGGSPYRPLHLSGPPPYTGGPIMRNGGMYGVPPMMDQYGLGFPMSPAMGPGPGFFPEGKSQNKSGDGARDNDWACPKCGNLNFSFRTVCNMRKCNTAKPGSQGGKSGKNPRPDMPEGSWKCEKCNNINYPFRTKCNRQNCGADKPSEPKKSPPEAADTKDQ from the exons ATGTCTCag GTTGATAACAGAAACTCTTCAGCAGCTAAACGTGCACGAACGGATG GTGGCCGCAGGGAAGATGACTGGACGTGCCCTAGCTGTGGCAATGTGAATTTCTCGTTTAGGACAACTTGTAACATGCGTAACTGCACTCAACCTAGGCCAGCTGACCACAATTCA AAGTCTGTTCTAAAGCCAGTGCAAGCACCTCAGGGCTACTTATCTGCAGCTCCCTATGTAGGATCTGGTGCACAGTCCTCCATGTATATGGGCGTGCCGCCTTATGGCTCTTCTGTGTTAAATGGGACATCTATGCCTCCATATGATGTTCCATTTTCTGGCGGCTCAGCATATCATTACAACTATGGAAGTCGTTTTTCTGGAGGCAGCCCATATCGACCCTTGCATTTATCAGGACCCCCTCCTTACACAGGTGGACCAATTATGCGAAATG GTGGGATGTATGGTGTGCCACCAATGATGGATCAATATGGCCTGGGTTTCCCTATGAGCCCTGCCATG GGGCCAGGACCTGGTTTTTTCCCAGAGGGTAAATCTCAGAACAAATCTGGTG ATGGAGCTCGTGACAATGACTGGGCATGTCCCAAATGCGGCAATCTGAATTTTTCCTTCAGAACAGTTTGCAACATGAGGAAGTGCAATACAGCTAAGCCTGGATCTCAG GGTGGCAAATCAGGCAAGAATCCAA GACCAGACATGCCAGAAGGAAGCTGGAAGTGTGAGAAATGCAACAACATCAACTATCCTTTTAGGACCAAGTGTAACAGACAAAATTGTGGGGCTGATAAACCTTCTGAGCCAAAGAAGTCTCCTCCAGAAGCAGCTGACACAAAAGATCAG TGA
- the LOC105156710 gene encoding squamosa promoter-binding-like protein 3: MSHFSEMDWNAKWDWENFVAFGSKPIESPKKLQLADWMLVDDGEIHTGSFNLSGCGGNSGASSSDGGHGSSAKSSISASTDSSTRDGMQTPNFMFSKFEGSSSNFGKKIETKGAEIFATSPAPEASIGSMEPLIGLKLGKRTYFENSGGGSNIKSTSFSVMPTPSPSTPKKTKSSGQNAPVHCQVEGCNIDLSTAKEYHRKHRVCDSHSKCPKVVVGGLERRFCQQCSRFHGLSEFDEKKRSCRRRLCDHNARRRKPQQETIQLSSTRLPSPFYGGTQQMSFLLNSSPLVHSRTPANSSWDNPCNSKFTLTKGFPSKSNGDGGTDQQLHMPGIKLPHVINMQIAGNGLLASKNPTSEVPNPGSKGSLISSLDAAPEYRRALSLLSSNSWDSCEPVSIPLHQPMHENGSSINQPMIHMIPEGVPLSSSEFWLSGQHSTYSRVQSLATNSNFQEIQLFKTPYDADFYSNMLN; encoded by the exons ATGAGCCATTTTTCTGAGATGGATTGGAATGCAAAGTGGGATTGGGAGAACTTTGTTGCATTTGGTTCCAAACCAATTGAAAGTCCCAAGAAACTGCAATTAGCAGACTGGATGCTTGTTGATGATGGAGAAATTCATACTGGATCCTTCAATCTGTCAGGGTGTGGTGGGAATAGTGGCGCTTCCAGCTCTGACGGTGGGCATGGTTCTTCAGCCAAGAGTTCGATATCAGCTTCTACTGACTCTTCCACCAGGGATGGGATGCAAACCCCCAACTTCATGTTCAGTAAATTTGAGGGCTCTTCTAGCAATTTTGGcaagaaaatagaaactaAAGGAGCTGAAATTTTTGCAACTTCCCCAGCCCCTGAGGCTTCTATTGGCTCTATGGAACCATTGATTGGTTTGAAGCTTGGGAAGCGGACATATTTTGAGAATAGCGGTGGGGGAAGCAATATTAAGAGCACATCCTTTTCTGTGATGCCTACGCCATCCCCATCAACACCCAAGAAAACCAAATCATCTGGTCAAAATGCCCCTGTTCATTGTCAGGTTGAGGGATGCAACATTGATCTTTCAACAGCTAAAGAATATCACCGAAAGCATAGAGTTTGTGATAGCCATTCGAAATGTCCTAAGGTGGTTGTTGGAGGCCTTGAACGTCGATTTTGCCAACAGTGTAGCAG GTTCCATGGTTTGTcggaatttgatgaaaaaaaacGCAGTTGTCGAAGAAGACTTTGTGATCATAACGCACGTCGCCGCAAGCCACAGCAAGAAACTATACAGCTTAGTTCAACTAGGCTCCCATCGCCATTCTATG GTGGAACCCAGCAGATGAGTTTTCTGTTGAACAGTTCTCCACTTGTTCATTCTAGAACTCCTGCAAATTCTTCATGGGATAACCCATGCAACTCCAAATTCACACTTACAAAAGGGTTTCCTTCGAAATCTAATGGAGATGGAGGTACTGACCAACAGTTGCATATGCCAGGAATAAAACTGCCACATGTTATCAATATGCAGATTGCAGGCAATGGGCTCTTGGCATCCAAGAATCCCACATCTGAGGTTCCAAATCCAG GTTCCAAGGGATCCCTAATCTCCTCCCTAGATGCAGCACCGGAGTATCGACGTGCTCTCTCTCTTCTGTCAAGCAATTCCTGGGATTCATGTGAACCAGTATCCATCCCATTACACCAACCAATGCATGAAAATGGCTCCAGCATTAATCAGCCTATGATTCATATGATCCCAGAAGGTGTTCCCCTCTCTTCCTCTGAATTCTGGCTGAGCGGACAGCATTCAACCTATTCCCGCGTTCAATCATTGGCCACAAACAGTAACTTCCAGGAAATTCAGCTTTTTAAAACACCCTATGATGCCGACTTCTATTCTAATATGCTAAATTGA